CAAAAAGGTGAACACAAAAACGTTGAAGGAAAGAAAATTCTCTTGCCCCACAAAGGTGCATTGAAAGATACACTTCAAGAAATGCAAGAAGATCTCCAAAGCTCTATTTCTTATGCCGGTGGACGTGATCTTAATGCACTTCGTAAAGTTGATTATGTTATCGTGAAAAATTCTATTTGGAACGGTGATTCATTATAGAAGATAAAAAACTGTCTAGTGACAGTTTTTTTTTATATTATTTATAGTAGAAAGTTGATTATTTTTGAATCCGAGCAGAAGATGATGTAGAATGTGAGTAAAGATAGAAAAAAGAAAGTAGGAAGAGACATGAAAGTACTTGTCGTTGGTGCCAACGGAAAAGTGGCTAAACATTTAGCAAAAAATCTAAAAAATTATCCTAAACTTCAAGAAAAAGCTGTTATCCGTAAAGAAGAACAACAGGAATTTTTTAAGCCATTAGAGATTGAAACCATTATCTTGGATATTGTCAATAATTCGATTGAAGAATTTGCCGCAGCAATGTCTGACGTTGATGCTGTTGTTTTTAGTGCTGGAGCAGGTGGTTCTGGGTTGGATAAAACAATTATGATTGACTTAGATGGAGCGGTTAAAATTATGACGGCAGCTGAAAAGGCAAATGTCAAACGCTTTGTTATGGTCAGCACTTTCCGAGTGGGAAGAGAAGAAATTACGCGTCAAATTCAAGAAGATTCTTCACTTAAGATTTACACCATTGCAAAGAACTATGCGGATGAATGGCTCAAAACACGAACAGATTTGGATTGGACAATTATTCATCCTGGAATGCTTACAGACAAAGAAAGTACGGGCAAGGTGGCACTAGCAGGCCGTGTAGAAGCAGGAGAAATTCCACGAGAAGATGTGGCTAAAGTTATACTGGAAACATTGGGAAATGACGCGACCATCGGCAAAGAATTTGAAGTTGTCAGTGGAGCTACTCTTATTGATGAAGCCATCAAAAATTTAAAGGGTTAAAAAAAGTGAACGTTGTGTCCTGACTCACACGTTCACTTTTTTACATGAAAATCATATTGCTGCTGATAATAACGGGCGATTTCTTGACTGCCAATTTGATGAAATATCTCTAAGGCTTGTAGCATCATTGTATTTCCAGTCTTTTCGTCTTTGAAACGATAGGTCCAGAAACCTTTAGAGAGGTTAAGGAGATTGCGTAAAAACATCGATTGTACGAGTTCGAGTGATTCAACGCGATGGAGGATATGTGCACTGTATTCTTGATAGCCTTTGCTTGTTAAGAAGGCAATAGCACGACAACATGCACAAGCAAAAATTTCCAGATGTTTTACGGAGTTAAATATCTTGTGTTTTTTTTCTAGGAGAAATAAATCAAGAATATATAAAATATCGCGTATATTTAATTTATTCATTGTAAAGTAAAATACATAAAGCTCAGTCTGGCCCCAAACTTTAATATCATAGAGGTAATCTGTGATTGTATCGATATTTTCTGAACTTAGTTCAGTATATGAAGCTTTTGCTGCTAAGGAGATATAAGGATAACCTGCTTCAAGAGCGATTTTATAGAGATTGATCAGCGTTTTTTTATCTTGTTTAAGAAAGGCTGTCTCGATTTCCTTTAAAAGGGCTTCTGATTCAATGGGGGCATAGTCGTTTAAAAGATATTCGTATTCTTCGAGCCCAATCCCCATCAGCTGTAAAGCTTGTACGACTTTTTCAAAATTCATCATGGTTTCTGCGCGTTCAAAACGAGAAAGGGTGGCTTTTGAAATTCCTATAGAAGAAAAGTCCGATAAGGGGATATGTTTTTGCTCCCGTATCTGCCGAAAAACATATCCAAATTTTTTATATACCATAAAATCTCCAGTCATTCTTAGTGGTAGTTATAGTTATACTATCAGAAAATGCAACAAAAAATTAAACTGTTATCAAATACGTTACGATAAAGAATATTGTTTCATTTATGCAACGATATGAAAAGATAAAGTTATTTATTATATTATAATATAATATATTGTAAGGAGTAGGAGAAGAAAAGTCACTTTTCTTTTTCATCAAAAGGAGAGGTGAAGATGATGGATCTTATCAAAGAAATACTAGGGCCTTATTTTTTTGCAAAATTATTTTTGATTCCGGCCATCTTAGGGGGAATATTTCTCACCAAAAACATCATCCATCGCAGTAAATATGCTGAAAATCCTTACTCTGCCTTTTGGCTCTATTCGAGTAACTTCACATTATGGATTTTATTTTTAAAATTATTATTTATTGAAATAGTTCAAAGTGGAGCTTATGGTTACTTACTGAGCGATATTTCGCTCATCTTTATTGCCATTGCAGTCGATTATTGTATTGTTACATATTATGAAAAAATAGAATATGCAATGCTCCCACTGTTTACGATTTTCTATCTGGTTTATATTTACAGTTATGGTTTTCACTGGAAGTCGATTTTATTGGTTACCTTATCTCTGGGTCTTTTTTTGCTGACGCTCTATTTTATTGCCAAAAATCAAAGGGCTGTGATGCAAAGTTACGGTAAAATGATGCTGATAGGCTTAAGTCTTTCTGTTTCTGTCCAGCTCTTATTCCTTTCAGAATTTGCTTTTAGCTGGGTACACGCGGTAGAAATTTTCGGGAAAACATTCATACTCCTTGTGATTGCCAAGTTTATTTTATTGGACATTTCTTCTATTGTAGGAGAGTATGCAAAGTACAAGCGATATACTTATATTGATGCACTGACCAATGTATATAATAGGAGAAAATTTGAAGAAATGATGGACGAAATTCTTGCCAGTGATCAGATTTCCAAATTTTCATTAGTCTTTTTTGATATTGATAATTTTAAACATATTAACGATCATTATGGGCACAGCTCCGGTGATTATGTGCTAAAGGAAATTTGTGTGCTCATCAAAAAGTATTTGAGAGAGACAGGAGAAAACGGGCAACTTTTCCGCTATGGTGGCGATGAATTCTTTCTTCTTTTTCGCAATCGCAAAGGAGAAGTCGTGCGTGATATTATGGAGCAGGTAGCCAAGGAAATCTCCGAATATGTCTTTCACACCAGTTCTAACGCTATTAAAACATCGATTTCTGTCGGAGCGGTTGAAATTACGGATAAAGTAACACGAGACCAAGCCATCTATCGTGTAGATAAACATTAGCCTGAAGCAACTTGCGGATCCACGTTACGAATACTTTATTCGTTGGGTCAAAGGAGAGTGTTATCCGATGGAATTACGGATTGAAATCAATGTGGAGATGACAGACAAGATTGGCTGGCTTATGAAATCACGAATCAAGAAGAATTTGAAATTAAGCCAAGACATCGGTGTTCATGTGATCCTTGAAAAAGTCGAGCCAAGTAAAAAATACTTTCACAAGATCAAGTGGCTATTGAATGATATCTACGGTGTGAAAATTCCGCTCTCTAAATTTCAAAAGAAAAGTGATTCCGAGTGGTTTGATCTCAATATGGGCGATTGGGTCCGTTTGATTAGAGAAAAAAACAAAAATATTGACATTACGGAAGTAGAAGATAGGGAAGGTATTGATTTAGCCGATAAATTAAAAATTGACAATCGACAAGGTTATTTTATAGACAAGCCTCATTATGAGAAATAGCTTGTTCTATTTTTTTTTGCTTAAATTAGTGCTTGAAAGTTGCATTATTTAGGAAAAAGAGTAGAATAGGTTTGAGCAAAACGATTTTAAAAAAAAGTGGCGCATCTCAGACAATAATTAATGAAAAAAGGACGAGTACGGAAATGACTGAAATGACTTTTGAAGAACGCTTAAAACAGCTTCGAAAGACTTATCTTGAAGGTGATAGTGAAGATAAGGAAGCTCAAGAGATGAATGCTTTCATGAGTTTATCAAAAGAAGATAAAATCAAAAAAATTCAAGCCCACTTAACAGAAATTGAAAATAAAAAAGAAGCTTTGGAAAGTACTCTCTCCAATCAAACGGATGCCCTCTCTCGCGAGAATATTGAGCATCATCTGGAAGCATTGGCTGAGAAAAAAGAACTCATGCTTCAAAAATTAGAATACGTTAAAAAAGATGAATTCAGTGCTGCAAAACGTGAACGCATCAAACGTCAGTTGGCAGAACTGGAATTTAAACGCTGTCGTCTACGCATGAATAATAAGGACTGTTCAAAGTTGGACAAGAAAATTCAAGAGAAACAAAGACGATTTAGAAATGATATTTAAGGAGTTATATGCTTCAGTCTATCCTTCATGTGATCATTTTCTTGCTCGCATTAGTTTTTTCAAATGTTATCAATAAAATTTTCCCTAAGTTAGCCCTGCCTTTAGTGCAAGTTCTCATAGGGATTCTTTTTGGTTTTGGGGGAATTTCAGAATTTCTTCATGTTGAACCGGAATTCTTCCTCGGCTTCATCATTGCGCCGCTCTTGTTTCGAGAGAGTACAGAAGCAGAAGTGAAACGGATTGTTAAACACCGACATTTGATTTTTGTGCTCATATTTCCGCTTGTTTTTGTTACTGCTCTGGGATTAGGCGGCATATTACATCTGTTCTACATGAGCATTCCTTTAGCCGCTTGTCTGGCTTTAGGAGCTGCGCTAGCCCCAACAGATGCAATTGCTGTGGGTACATTATCGACCCGTTTTGTGTTTCCTCAAAGAATCATGAATATCTTACAGGGCGAAGGACTCTTTAACGATGCATCCGGTATCGTATCCTTCCAAATTGCTGTACTTGCACTTGTGACAGGGACTTTTTCTTTACCGCAAGCGACACTTAATTTGGTACTGTCCATTATAGGGGGGCTTTGCGATTGGTATTGGGCTTTCGATTTTAAAAAATAAAATCTTAGAAATTCTTGATGATGTTGATGCGCGTGATGTCAGTGGCTATCTGATGTTGGAGTTCGTTATGCCGCTTGCGGCATTTGCTTTGGCCGAAGTTTTGCATGTTTCGGGAATCATCGCCGTTGTTGTTGCTGGTATCTTCCAGTCCAATGGTTTTAGGCCGACTACTGTGTTTGATGCACAAGTCACGCGGGTCAAAAATAGTGTATGGGAAACGATTGTGTTCATGTTGAATTCCAGTGTCTTTATCTTCCTTGGAATTGAGTTACATAGTCTTGTTTTCCCTTTCCTTTTTGATCGGACATATTCTGTTTTTTGGCTGGTTTTTGTCGTACTGCTCTTGACTTTCGCCCTATTTTTCCTAAGGTTTTTAATCTTATTGACTTATTATTTGGTAACCGTCAAAGATAAGGGAGAAATCTTTCACTCCTATTGGAGCGAACTGTTATTGTTGACCTTTTCTGGCACCAAAGGTACGGTTTCCATTGCGACCATACTCCTTTTACCTCAGCTTGCTGATAATACGAACAATTTATTAATCTTTTTTTGCGCCTCAGTTACTGGACTAAGCTTTCTTGTGAGCTTGCTGGCCTTGCCTTACTTTGCGGTTGAGAAAAAACGCACGGTCAATAATTTGACCGTCATCGCAATTTTAGGTGATGTTGTGCAAGAATTACGGGAAAGAGTTACCGAAAAAGCACAAAATGGCTACCATCTTGTGATTGCCGATTATCAAAATCGGATTCAGAAGCTTATTGTAGAGCAGGAAAGTGCTGGAATTACAGAAAATTTTAACACTTTGCAATTATTAATTATCCGTGTAGAAATTGAAGGGCTGGAAGATGCGTTGGAAAAAGAGAAAATCTCAATGCGCACCTATCGTACCTACCACCGCTATATCCATACTTTGGAGCAAGATTTGGCACATGACTTGGTTTCGAGTATTCAGTTTGCCCAAGTGGTTACTTTGCGCGCTTTAAAGGTTCTAAAAACGCGTATTTCCCGGTTCGACTTTCAATTTTCCCGTCCAAAAGTCGAAGACATGGAAGAAACGCGTCAAGAGATTAGTAACCTTTACTTAGACAATACAGAACTTGTTCTTGAACTTTTGGAAAATTTAGGATCAATTTATAATGCACAGCTTGTTGACTTTCTCCAAGCAGAGCGCTTCCGTCAAGCGGAACATATTGCACAAGGAAATTGGAACTATGTCAATGGATTTCGTGTAGCTACGGAATTGACGAATATAGAAGAATTGATGGAAGCCTATTATTTAGAGCGTAAGGTGATTTTTGAATATGAGCATACAGGACGAATTGCCCTTAATGAAGCTAAAAAATTGCGTCAAACAGTTAATCTTTTGGAGGAATATGCCTTAGCAAGCGACCATCGCTCTTTCCTTTACGATTTATTTGAGTTTCGTAAAAAAAGAAAAAGAAAATAAAAAGCGTGTGAGCGCTCTTTTTTTTGACCAAAAATAATTTTTTGTGATATAATAAACTTATCTTCAGGGCACCGTGAAATTCGGGACCGGCGGTTAAAGTCCGCGAAGCTGAAAAGCTTGATGTGGTGGAATTCCACAACCGACAGTAAAGTCTGGATGGGAGAAGAATAAGAAATAAGACCAGCTCTTTTTGGGTTGTGTCCGTTTTCGCCAATATTCAAAAACTCCCTTCAAAATGAAGAAATATTATTTTCTATTTTGGAGGTTTTTCGTGTCAAATTCAAAAACACGTCGACTCACACTTATCGCAATGCTCAGTGCAATTTCTTTTGTACTGTCCTACCCAATGTTCCAATTTCCTTTGGTGCCAAGTGCAAGCTTTTTAAAGATTGACTTTACAATCTTGCCTATTCTGATTGGATTATTTATGCTTGGCTTGAGCAGTGCCTTTGCCATTCTTATCATTCGTTCGCTTTTGTGGTTACTTTTAAATAGTGACGGAGTGAATACTTATATTGGTTTACCAATGAACATCATAGCAGTCAGTGTCTTTGTACTGGTGCTTTGGTTCTTTCTCCGCCATAGATTTAGCTTACGTAACTATATTATGGCAACCATTTTGGGGACGTTATCTTTGACCGTGGTACAGGTGGTTCTTAACTATGTGTACGCTATACCACTCTACTCAATGTTCGCTCACTTTGATATTGCAACAATGTTCCCTGGTGGTATTTCAGCTTATATTGGTGTCGTTGTTGTCTTTAATATTTTACAAGGTCTCATATTTGCAGGAAGCTTTGCTTTGCTGTACTGGGCTCTTCGTGGATCAAAAGCCATCAAATTTATTAACGCTTAAACAGAAAATAGA
This window of the Lactococcus garvieae subsp. garvieae genome carries:
- a CDS encoding SDR family oxidoreductase, whose protein sequence is MKVLVVGANGKVAKHLAKNLKNYPKLQEKAVIRKEEQQEFFKPLEIETIILDIVNNSIEEFAAAMSDVDAVVFSAGAGGSGLDKTIMIDLDGAVKIMTAAEKANVKRFVMVSTFRVGREEITRQIQEDSSLKIYTIAKNYADEWLKTRTDLDWTIIHPGMLTDKESTGKVALAGRVEAGEIPREDVAKVILETLGNDATIGKEFEVVSGATLIDEAIKNLKG
- a CDS encoding transcriptional regulator, with the protein product MVYKKFGYVFRQIREQKHIPLSDFSSIGISKATLSRFERAETMMNFEKVVQALQLMGIGLEEYEYLLNDYAPIESEALLKEIETAFLKQDKKTLINLYKIALEAGYPYISLAAKASYTELSSENIDTITDYLYDIKVWGQTELYVFYFTMNKLNIRDILYILDLFLLEKKHKIFNSVKHLEIFACACCRAIAFLTSKGYQEYSAHILHRVESLELVQSMFLRNLLNLSKGFWTYRFKDEKTGNTMMLQALEIFHQIGSQEIARYYQQQYDFHVKK
- a CDS encoding GGDEF domain-containing protein, producing MMDLIKEILGPYFFAKLFLIPAILGGIFLTKNIIHRSKYAENPYSAFWLYSSNFTLWILFLKLLFIEIVQSGAYGYLLSDISLIFIAIAVDYCIVTYYEKIEYAMLPLFTIFYLVYIYSYGFHWKSILLVTLSLGLFLLTLYFIAKNQRAVMQSYGKMMLIGLSLSVSVQLLFLSEFAFSWVHAVEIFGKTFILLVIAKFILLDISSIVGEYAKYKRYTYIDALTNVYNRRKFEEMMDEILASDQISKFSLVFFDIDNFKHINDHYGHSSGDYVLKEICVLIKKYLRETGENGQLFRYGGDEFFLLFRNRKGEVVRDIMEQVAKEISEYVFHTSSNAIKTSISVGAVEITDKVTRDQAIYRVDKH
- a CDS encoding ECF transporter S component, encoding MSNSKTRRLTLIAMLSAISFVLSYPMFQFPLVPSASFLKIDFTILPILIGLFMLGLSSAFAILIIRSLLWLLLNSDGVNTYIGLPMNIIAVSVFVLVLWFFLRHRFSLRNYIMATILGTLSLTVVQVVLNYVYAIPLYSMFAHFDIATMFPGGISAYIGVVVVFNILQGLIFAGSFALLYWALRGSKAIKFINA